In Candidatus Sodalis pierantonius str. SOPE, one DNA window encodes the following:
- the istB gene encoding IS21-like element ISSoEn3 family helper ATPase IstB, with amino-acid sequence MDTLLMALRELKLSAMVQALETQRELPGSYGELGFEERLSLMVEAENLHRKNNHICRMRRQSQMRLQAKPEDIRYIPSRGVTPEQMRDLLGEQYLKYQKSILITGPTGTGKTWLSCALGEQVCRQQYSVRYWRVGRLLAHLHQCQVDGTYLKQLKQLEKIELLILDDVGLESISPMQATMLLEVMEDRYDKSSSILISQLPVKKWYGLIENPTTADALLDRLVHPSYRLELKGESLRKEQGVASTGKID; translated from the coding sequence ATGGATACACTGTTAATGGCTCTGCGAGAGCTGAAGTTGTCGGCAATGGTCCAGGCGTTGGAGACGCAACGCGAACTCCCGGGAAGTTATGGGGAGCTGGGGTTCGAGGAGCGGTTGTCGCTGATGGTAGAAGCGGAAAATTTGCATAGAAAAAACAACCACATATGCCGTATGCGACGGCAATCGCAAATGCGCTTGCAGGCAAAACCGGAAGATATCCGTTATATCCCTAGCCGAGGAGTGACACCGGAACAGATGCGAGATCTGCTAGGGGAACAATATCTGAAATATCAGAAAAGCATACTCATCACGGGGCCGACAGGTACGGGCAAAACCTGGCTCAGTTGTGCGCTTGGTGAGCAGGTATGCCGGCAGCAATATAGCGTGCGTTACTGGCGAGTGGGTCGGTTGCTGGCCCATCTTCACCAGTGTCAGGTAGACGGGACCTATCTAAAACAGCTTAAGCAGTTAGAAAAAATAGAGTTACTGATCTTGGATGACGTGGGCCTAGAATCAATAAGTCCGATGCAGGCAACGATGCTGTTGGAGGTGATGGAAGATCGCTACGACAAAAGCAGCAGCATCCTGATCAGTCAACTGCCGGTGAAAAAATGGTATGGACTGATAGAAAACCCCACGACAGCTGACGCGTTACTCGATCGGTTAGTACACCCCAGCTATAGACTGGAACTTAAAGGCGAATCACTACGCAAAGAGCAAGGAGTAGCCAGCACAGGAAAAATAGACTAA